In Thermotomaculum hydrothermale, a single genomic region encodes these proteins:
- the rpsD gene encoding 30S ribosomal protein S4 has product MARYTGPACKLCRREGMKLFLKGERCFKDKCAFDRRPFPPGQHGRMRNKPPIGYAAQLREKEKVKRIYGVLEKQFRKYYEMASRKKGVTGELLLQFLERRLDNVVYRLGFATSRRQARQLVNHGHILVDGRKVDIPSYLVKEGQVIEVKEKSRKIPSIEESIKTAKGRGIPEWLELKPEEFKGVVKSLPKRADITLDINEQLIIELYSK; this is encoded by the coding sequence TTGGCTAGATATACAGGACCGGCATGTAAATTATGCAGAAGAGAAGGCATGAAGCTTTTTCTTAAAGGAGAACGTTGTTTCAAGGATAAATGTGCATTTGATAGAAGGCCTTTTCCTCCAGGACAGCATGGAAGAATGAGGAATAAACCACCTATCGGATACGCTGCTCAGTTGAGAGAAAAGGAAAAGGTTAAAAGAATTTACGGTGTACTTGAAAAACAGTTTAGAAAATACTATGAAATGGCTTCAAGGAAAAAAGGTGTTACAGGTGAACTTCTTTTGCAATTCCTTGAAAGAAGACTTGATAATGTTGTATACAGATTGGGCTTTGCCACTTCAAGGAGACAGGCAAGGCAACTTGTAAACCATGGGCATATACTTGTTGACGGGAGAAAGGTGGATATCCCTTCTTACCTTGTTAAAGAGGGTCAGGTGATTGAGGTTAAAGAGAAATCAAGAAAGATTCCTTCAATTGAAGAGTCTATTAAAACAGCCAAGGGAAGGGGAATTCCCGAGTGGCTTGAACTTAAACCAGAAGAATTTAAAGGGGTTGTTAAATCTCTACCTAAGAGAGCAGACATTACTCTTGACATCAATGAGCAGTTAATCATTGAGTTGTACTCTAAGTAA
- the rplX gene encoding 50S ribosomal protein L24: MRKAKVKKKDKVLILAGKDKGKTGIVLDVDLKKERVLVEGINYVKKHVRPNPGAGIQGGIEEMEAPIHISNVMVICPECGKPTRVGRKELKDGKRVRICKKCNGMIDKA, from the coding sequence TTGAGAAAGGCTAAGGTAAAGAAAAAGGATAAAGTTTTAATCCTTGCCGGAAAAGACAAAGGTAAAACCGGCATTGTGCTTGATGTGGATTTGAAGAAAGAGAGGGTTTTGGTTGAAGGAATCAATTATGTTAAAAAGCATGTAAGACCAAATCCAGGCGCAGGAATTCAGGGTGGAATTGAAGAAATGGAAGCGCCTATTCACATCTCAAATGTTATGGTAATTTGTCCTGAATGCGGGAAACCCACAAGGGTTGGTAGAAAAGAATTGAAAGATGGCAAAAGGGTTAGAATTTGTAAAAAATGCAATGGAATGATTGACAAAGCGTAG
- the rpmD gene encoding 50S ribosomal protein L30, whose translation MGKKVLVIKQIRSGIGRPEKHKRILKSLGFRKLNQVRVVDDVPEIRGQINKIPHLVEILEEKEVD comes from the coding sequence ATGGGCAAGAAGGTATTGGTTATAAAGCAAATTAGAAGCGGTATCGGCCGCCCTGAAAAACACAAAAGAATTCTCAAAAGTTTGGGATTTAGAAAATTAAATCAGGTAAGGGTGGTTGATGATGTCCCTGAAATTAGAGGGCAGATCAACAAAATACCTCATCTTGTAGAAATTCTTGAAGAAAAAGAAGTTGATTAA
- the rplQ gene encoding 50S ribosomal protein L17 — MRHRKAGRKLGRNTNQRKMLLRNLAVSLIEHGSIVTTKAKAKELRRYVEKIITKVKHEDQSHAQRLVFKKLQNKEAVKKLFKEYRESFIDRPGGYTRIYLLGNRPGDAAEMAKISLILKGEVVVEEEPVVEEEVKEEVKEETKEEVKEEAPKKKRGRKPKAEKKEEEKSEAEEVKEEKEDKE; from the coding sequence ATGAGACATAGAAAAGCAGGCAGAAAATTAGGAAGAAACACAAATCAAAGAAAGATGCTTCTCAGGAACCTTGCGGTTAGCCTTATTGAACATGGGTCAATAGTTACCACAAAGGCTAAAGCAAAAGAATTGAGAAGGTATGTTGAAAAGATAATTACCAAGGTTAAACACGAAGACCAGTCTCACGCACAGAGGCTTGTTTTCAAAAAGCTTCAAAACAAAGAAGCTGTTAAGAAACTTTTTAAAGAGTACAGGGAATCTTTTATTGACAGGCCAGGCGGATATACAAGGATTTATCTCCTTGGAAACAGGCCTGGTGATGCTGCCGAAATGGCAAAGATATCCCTTATTCTGAAGGGTGAAGTGGTTGTTGAAGAAGAACCTGTTGTGGAAGAGGAAGTTAAAGAAGAAGTTAAGGAAGAAACAAAAGAAGAAGTGAAAGAAGAGGCTCCAAAGAAGAAGAGGGGAAGAAAGCCAAAGGCAGAAAAGAAAGAGGAAGAAAAGTCAGAAGCTGAAGAAGTTAAGGAAGAAAAAGAGGATAAAGAGTAA
- the rplE gene encoding 50S ribosomal protein L5, with translation MSRLLEKYKNEVVPKLMKDFGYKNIHQVPKIEKVSLNMGVGEGAQNMKTLDIAAETLTMIAGQRAVITRAKKSIAAFKLREGMPIGCRVTLRGDRMFHFLDKLINIDIPRIKDFRGLNPNAFDGRGNYTIGIKDQLIFPEVDYNKVDVPRGLNITIVTTAKTDEEAKKLLEYLGMPFRK, from the coding sequence ATGTCAAGGTTGTTAGAGAAATATAAGAATGAAGTTGTACCGAAGTTAATGAAAGACTTCGGATACAAGAACATTCATCAGGTGCCCAAGATTGAGAAAGTGTCTCTCAATATGGGCGTAGGTGAAGGTGCCCAGAATATGAAAACCCTTGATATTGCTGCTGAAACCCTTACTATGATTGCTGGGCAGAGGGCAGTAATTACAAGGGCTAAAAAGTCTATCGCTGCATTTAAATTAAGAGAAGGTATGCCCATTGGTTGCAGGGTAACCTTAAGGGGCGATAGAATGTTTCACTTTTTAGACAAGTTGATTAACATTGATATTCCAAGAATCAAGGACTTCAGGGGTTTAAACCCAAATGCATTTGATGGAAGGGGAAACTACACCATAGGAATTAAAGACCAGTTGATTTTCCCTGAAGTTGATTACAACAAGGTTGATGTTCCAAGGGGATTGAATATCACTATTGTAACAACGGCAAAAACTGACGAGGAAGCGAAAAAACTTCTTGAATACCTCGGAATGCCGTTTAGAAAATAG
- the rplR gene encoding 50S ribosomal protein L18, with product MRFKSRNERRLHIKKRIRAKIHGTAERPRLAVYKSLKHIYVQAIDDDKRVTIAAASTMDKALKGKVNYGGNVEAAKKVGELIAERLLEKGIDKVVFDRGGYIYHGRVKALADAAREKGLKF from the coding sequence ATGAGGTTTAAGTCTCGTAATGAAAGAAGATTGCATATAAAAAAGAGAATAAGAGCCAAGATTCATGGCACTGCTGAAAGACCAAGATTGGCAGTTTACAAAAGCCTTAAACATATCTATGTGCAGGCAATTGATGATGATAAAAGGGTAACAATTGCCGCTGCATCAACAATGGATAAGGCGCTTAAAGGCAAAGTGAATTACGGTGGGAATGTTGAGGCTGCCAAAAAGGTAGGCGAATTAATCGCTGAAAGGCTGCTTGAAAAGGGTATTGACAAGGTTGTTTTTGACAGGGGCGGATATATCTATCACGGAAGAGTTAAAGCCCTTGCAGATGCAGCAAGAGAAAAAGGATTAAAATTCTAA
- a CDS encoding DNA-directed RNA polymerase subunit alpha has translation MEILNGFQMPKKVVQLSVNEDGTYGKYEAQPFERGFGTTIGHALRRTLLSSIEGAAITAVRIEGVPHEFMSVPGIVEDVTDIILNIKKIPLKMHGHAPRMIRINKTGEGVVTSADIETDSNVEILDKNVHIATLDKGVTLNMEMRVKVNRGFVPAEFNHDEDLPIGFIPVDSSHSPIKKVHYEVLPARVGRRTDYDKLVMEVYTNGSIHPEDAIAYAAKLLKDQFSLFINFEEVEEDIEETPVEDEKNNELLEKLNTSIDELELSVRAYNCLKNAGIKTIGELVQKTESEVLKIKNFGKITLTELKKVLEGMGLTFGMDVKDLLEKNK, from the coding sequence ATGGAAATTTTAAACGGTTTTCAAATGCCTAAAAAGGTTGTTCAGCTTTCCGTAAATGAAGATGGTACTTATGGAAAGTATGAGGCACAACCTTTTGAAAGAGGCTTTGGGACAACAATAGGGCATGCTTTAAGAAGGACTTTGTTATCTTCAATTGAAGGGGCGGCAATTACTGCTGTCAGAATTGAAGGGGTTCCCCATGAGTTTATGTCTGTGCCAGGAATTGTTGAGGATGTTACTGATATAATCCTCAATATTAAAAAGATTCCTTTAAAAATGCACGGGCATGCTCCAAGAATGATCAGGATTAACAAAACCGGAGAAGGTGTGGTAACTTCTGCTGATATTGAAACAGACTCTAATGTTGAAATTCTTGATAAAAATGTTCACATTGCAACCCTTGACAAAGGGGTAACTCTGAATATGGAAATGAGGGTGAAGGTGAACAGAGGTTTTGTTCCTGCTGAGTTTAACCACGATGAAGATTTACCTATTGGGTTTATCCCGGTGGATTCTTCCCACTCACCTATAAAAAAGGTTCACTATGAGGTGTTACCGGCAAGGGTAGGGAGAAGGACTGATTACGATAAACTTGTTATGGAAGTATACACCAACGGTTCTATTCACCCTGAAGATGCTATTGCTTATGCGGCAAAACTTCTTAAAGACCAGTTTTCTCTCTTTATTAACTTTGAGGAAGTTGAAGAGGATATTGAAGAGACACCGGTTGAAGATGAAAAGAACAATGAGCTTCTTGAAAAGCTAAATACATCAATTGATGAGTTAGAGTTAAGTGTAAGGGCATATAATTGCCTGAAAAACGCTGGTATTAAAACAATAGGTGAACTTGTTCAGAAGACTGAATCCGAGGTGTTGAAGATTAAAAACTTCGGGAAGATTACTCTTACCGAATTGAAAAAGGTCCTGGAAGGTATGGGCTTAACATTCGGTATGGATGTAAAAGATTTGTTAGAGAAAAACAAGTAG
- the infA gene encoding translation initiation factor IF-1, with translation MEVKAVVLEALPNAMFRVELIDTKHQLLAHISGKMRKNFIKILPGDKVLVEISPYDLTRGRIIYRF, from the coding sequence TTGGAAGTCAAGGCTGTTGTACTTGAGGCTCTGCCTAATGCAATGTTTAGGGTTGAGTTGATTGACACAAAACACCAATTACTTGCTCATATTTCAGGCAAAATGAGAAAAAACTTTATCAAAATTTTGCCGGGTGACAAGGTTTTGGTTGAGATTTCACCTTATGATTTAACAAGGGGAAGAATAATTTACAGATTTTAA
- the rplO gene encoding 50S ribosomal protein L15: protein MKINEIRPNEGATRRKIRVGRGPGSGKGKTAGRGHKGQKSRSGYSRRFGFEGGQMPLVRRLPKRGFSNYPFKKEYVGINLTMLALFENQDVITVDDFINKGIVKDIKDGIKILGNGEINRPVTVRAHKFSKSAREKIEKAGGKCEVLEP from the coding sequence ATGAAAATAAATGAAATTAGACCGAATGAGGGTGCAACCCGCAGGAAGATAAGGGTTGGAAGAGGCCCCGGCTCAGGAAAAGGCAAAACAGCGGGAAGAGGTCATAAAGGGCAGAAATCCCGTTCAGGTTACTCAAGAAGGTTTGGTTTTGAAGGTGGGCAGATGCCACTTGTTAGAAGGCTCCCTAAGAGGGGATTTTCTAACTATCCTTTCAAGAAGGAATATGTTGGAATTAATCTCACAATGCTTGCACTTTTTGAGAACCAGGATGTTATTACTGTAGATGATTTTATAAACAAAGGAATAGTTAAAGACATTAAAGACGGTATTAAGATTTTAGGTAACGGTGAAATAAACAGGCCTGTTACTGTAAGAGCCCATAAGTTCAGTAAATCAGCCCGTGAAAAAATTGAAAAAGCGGGCGGAAAGTGTGAGGTACTTGAGCCGTGA
- the rpsH gene encoding 30S ribosomal protein S8: protein MYTDPIADMLTRVRNAIMAKHEKVEVPSSRMKKTITEILKEEGYIKNFKVVNDEGKEKIVIYLKYHKDEPVIHGIERVSKPSRRVYKGVDELPEVLGGYGIAIVSTSKGVVTSKKAKELGVGGEVICRVW, encoded by the coding sequence ATGTATACTGATCCTATTGCAGATATGTTAACAAGAGTAAGAAATGCTATTATGGCAAAGCATGAAAAGGTAGAAGTGCCTTCTTCCAGGATGAAGAAGACTATAACTGAAATCTTAAAGGAAGAAGGATATATTAAAAACTTCAAGGTTGTTAATGATGAAGGCAAAGAAAAGATTGTTATCTATCTAAAGTATCACAAAGACGAACCTGTAATTCACGGAATTGAAAGGGTTTCCAAGCCTTCAAGAAGGGTTTATAAGGGCGTAGATGAGTTGCCTGAGGTTTTAGGTGGCTATGGAATTGCAATTGTTTCCACCTCAAAAGGGGTAGTAACCAGTAAAAAAGCAAAAGAACTTGGCGTTGGCGGCGAAGTTATTTGCAGGGTTTGGTAG
- the rpsE gene encoding 30S ribosomal protein S5 has translation MVNISQTQDEFVDRVVYIGRVTKVVKGGKNFSFNALCVVGDEKGKVGYGLGKALEVPAAIRKGIKKAKKNLIEVPIVNHTIPYEVWGHFGASRVMLKPAKPGTGVIAGATVRAVVESAGIKDIVTKCYGSTNPHNVVKATIDALKQLKYPEEIMEMRFGSAREKEREEGGE, from the coding sequence TTGGTTAACATCAGCCAGACACAGGACGAATTTGTTGATAGAGTGGTTTATATCGGCAGGGTTACAAAGGTTGTTAAGGGTGGTAAAAACTTTAGCTTCAACGCTCTTTGTGTTGTCGGTGACGAAAAGGGCAAAGTTGGCTATGGTTTAGGAAAAGCCCTTGAAGTACCTGCCGCAATCAGAAAAGGGATTAAAAAGGCTAAGAAAAACCTTATTGAAGTCCCTATTGTAAACCACACTATTCCTTATGAAGTTTGGGGACACTTCGGTGCATCAAGGGTTATGTTGAAACCAGCAAAACCTGGTACCGGAGTTATTGCAGGGGCAACTGTTAGAGCGGTTGTTGAATCTGCAGGTATTAAGGATATTGTTACAAAGTGTTATGGCTCAACCAATCCTCATAATGTTGTTAAGGCGACTATTGATGCTTTGAAACAGCTTAAATATCCTGAAGAAATTATGGAAATGAGGTTTGGTTCAGCCAGGGAAAAAGAAAGAGAAGAGGGTGGTGAATAA
- a CDS encoding type Z 30S ribosomal protein S14, protein MARTASIAKANKKPKFKVRQKNRCKICGRPRAYYRKFGLCRICLRKLANEGLLPGVRKASW, encoded by the coding sequence ATGGCAAGAACTGCAAGTATAGCAAAGGCAAATAAAAAGCCTAAGTTTAAAGTTAGGCAGAAAAATCGTTGTAAAATTTGTGGAAGACCCAGAGCTTACTATAGAAAGTTTGGGCTTTGCAGAATTTGTTTAAGAAAATTGGCAAACGAAGGGCTGTTGCCCGGCGTAAGAAAAGCAAGTTGGTAA
- the secY gene encoding preprotein translocase subunit SecY, whose amino-acid sequence METFRNIWKIEELRKRLIFTFAMLFIYRLGAHITIPAIDLSALLEWFDSQKSTVLGFLDLFSGGAFKNASIFALGIMPYITASILLELLTVMVPYLDQLKKEGEQGRKKITQYTRYLTVVFSALQAFGIATLLESLQSPSGAHIVTNPGWGFKLLTVLTLVTGTLVIMWLGEQITERGIGNGISLIIYWGILVRLPQAVVSVLLDLKNGDKSLIVVLFVFAFMLAVTAFVVFFESGQRRIPIHYARRVSGLRGNTGQASYLPIKVNVSGVIPIIFAQALVMFPMTLAKIFRSQSLTKFLSYFGYGMPMYVILYIAAIIFFTFFYTAIIFNPVDTAENLKKYGGFIPGIRPGKATADYIDDILTKLTFWGGIYLSVVSIIPMILMSGIHVEATPFIGDFLDRVVPEFIKNGLGFNFYFGGTSLLIVVGVAMEFVSQVESHLLMRHYDGIMQKGRVRGRR is encoded by the coding sequence ATGGAGACATTTAGAAATATCTGGAAAATTGAAGAGCTCCGTAAAAGATTGATATTTACTTTTGCAATGCTTTTTATCTACAGGTTAGGAGCTCACATTACAATTCCAGCTATTGATTTGTCGGCACTGCTTGAGTGGTTTGATTCTCAAAAGAGTACAGTGTTAGGTTTTCTTGATTTGTTTTCTGGTGGAGCGTTTAAAAACGCTTCAATCTTTGCTTTAGGTATTATGCCCTACATTACTGCTTCAATTTTATTGGAGCTTTTAACGGTAATGGTGCCTTACCTTGACCAGTTAAAGAAGGAAGGGGAGCAGGGAAGAAAGAAGATAACCCAGTACACAAGATATTTAACTGTTGTGTTTTCTGCTTTGCAGGCTTTCGGTATTGCAACCTTGCTTGAATCTTTACAGAGTCCATCAGGAGCACACATTGTTACAAACCCGGGCTGGGGGTTTAAACTTCTTACTGTTTTAACCCTTGTAACCGGTACCCTTGTAATAATGTGGTTGGGAGAGCAGATAACAGAAAGGGGAATTGGAAACGGTATTTCATTGATAATCTACTGGGGTATTCTTGTTAGGTTGCCTCAGGCTGTTGTTTCTGTACTGCTTGATTTAAAGAACGGGGATAAGAGTTTAATTGTTGTTCTCTTTGTGTTTGCTTTTATGCTTGCTGTAACGGCATTTGTTGTATTCTTTGAAAGCGGCCAGAGGAGAATCCCAATACACTATGCGAGAAGGGTATCTGGTTTAAGAGGAAATACCGGTCAGGCAAGTTACTTGCCTATAAAGGTTAATGTATCCGGTGTTATCCCAATAATCTTTGCTCAGGCACTTGTAATGTTTCCAATGACTCTGGCAAAGATATTCCGTTCCCAATCTTTGACAAAATTTTTATCTTACTTCGGGTACGGAATGCCTATGTACGTCATTCTCTATATTGCAGCAATTATATTCTTTACCTTTTTCTATACCGCGATTATTTTTAACCCGGTTGATACTGCGGAAAATTTGAAAAAGTACGGAGGGTTTATCCCAGGGATTAGACCAGGGAAGGCGACAGCTGATTACATTGATGATATTCTTACAAAGTTAACATTCTGGGGTGGTATATACCTTTCTGTTGTTTCAATTATTCCTATGATTTTAATGTCAGGTATCCATGTTGAGGCAACTCCTTTTATAGGGGACTTCCTTGACAGAGTAGTTCCTGAATTTATTAAAAACGGGTTAGGTTTTAACTTTTACTTTGGCGGAACATCATTGCTCATTGTTGTAGGTGTGGCAATGGAATTTGTGAGTCAGGTAGAATCACATCTCTTAATGAGGCATTATGACGGTATTATGCAAAAGGGCAGAGTGAGGGGAAGAAGATGA
- a CDS encoding NUDIX hydrolase has product MKEIKELKVLNHKICSQFENPFFVHHKYRLQNVYEDNSVSREYNIEFFDRKGYDCVAVIPFYRENENVYVGILKAFRPTIYFRKNYPLPLKDNRIYTFVYESVAGSLEEHDRGLEGVLNRAIEELKEEAGFIVSKDDVFSLGGSFFPSHGQSTEKIHLFAADISNAKKVEAMGDGSVNEELNQLVFFELYEIKDLCFKGIIEDPKIEIGVGRLERCLLTEKGM; this is encoded by the coding sequence GTGAAAGAAATTAAAGAACTAAAAGTTCTAAATCATAAAATTTGCAGCCAGTTTGAAAACCCGTTTTTTGTTCATCATAAATACAGATTGCAAAATGTTTATGAGGACAATTCAGTATCGAGAGAATACAATATAGAGTTTTTTGATAGAAAAGGGTATGACTGTGTTGCCGTAATTCCCTTTTATAGGGAGAATGAAAATGTATATGTTGGCATTTTAAAGGCATTCAGACCTACTATTTATTTCAGGAAAAATTATCCCCTGCCATTAAAAGACAACAGAATTTATACTTTTGTTTATGAATCTGTTGCAGGCTCTCTGGAAGAGCATGACAGAGGATTAGAGGGAGTATTAAACAGGGCAATTGAGGAATTAAAAGAAGAGGCCGGGTTTATTGTAAGCAAAGATGATGTTTTTTCTCTTGGTGGGTCTTTTTTCCCCTCCCATGGCCAGTCAACAGAAAAGATTCACCTATTTGCAGCTGACATCTCCAATGCAAAAAAAGTAGAGGCAATGGGCGATGGAAGTGTAAATGAAGAGTTAAACCAGCTTGTTTTCTTTGAATTATATGAAATAAAGGATTTATGTTTTAAAGGGATTATTGAAGACCCGAAAATAGAAATAGGGGTGGGAAGGTTGGAGAGATGTCTTTTGACAGAAAAAGGTATGTAG
- the rplF gene encoding 50S ribosomal protein L6 — MSRIGVKPIPVPAGVQVTIKPNEVEVKGPKGVLKTPVPPKIEVTLEENTIYVKRQSEDKQTKSFHGLTRALLNNSVIGVTQGFKKQLQIIGTGYKAALKGRVLELNLGYSHPINFNIPDGIEISVDAKQNIITVEGYDKQKVGEVAAVIRRFREPDAYKGKGVRYVDEQIILKQGKTGK; from the coding sequence ATGTCAAGGATAGGAGTAAAACCAATCCCGGTTCCAGCCGGAGTTCAGGTCACCATTAAACCAAATGAAGTAGAAGTTAAAGGGCCCAAAGGGGTATTAAAAACCCCTGTACCTCCAAAGATAGAAGTTACCCTTGAAGAAAACACAATTTATGTTAAAAGGCAGTCTGAAGACAAACAAACTAAAAGTTTTCACGGCTTAACAAGGGCGCTTTTAAACAATTCGGTTATAGGAGTAACTCAAGGGTTTAAAAAACAACTTCAGATTATTGGTACAGGTTATAAAGCTGCTTTAAAAGGCAGAGTGTTAGAGTTAAATTTGGGGTATTCTCATCCCATTAATTTCAATATTCCTGACGGCATAGAAATCTCTGTTGATGCAAAACAGAATATCATCACTGTTGAAGGATACGATAAGCAGAAGGTTGGAGAAGTAGCCGCTGTAATTAGAAGGTTTAGAGAGCCTGACGCATACAAAGGCAAAGGCGTAAGGTATGTAGACGAACAAATTATCCTCAAACAGGGTAAGACAGGTAAATAA
- the rpmJ gene encoding 50S ribosomal protein L36, which produces MKVRPSVKKICKDCKIIKRKGVVRVICKNPKHKQRQG; this is translated from the coding sequence ATGAAAGTTAGACCTTCAGTAAAAAAGATTTGCAAAGATTGCAAGATTATTAAAAGAAAAGGTGTGGTAAGGGTTATTTGTAAAAACCCCAAGCACAAACAAAGACAAGGGTAA
- the rpsK gene encoding 30S ribosomal protein S11, translating into MAKKRRRSTKKKVYRQVPHGVANIKTTFNNTIVTITDPEGNVLCWSSTGKNKFKGSKKNTPYAAQVTATDAAEQAVNNYGMRSIDVKVKGPGVGRESAIRALAAAGLQIKSIKDVTPIPHNGCRPPKKRRV; encoded by the coding sequence ATGGCTAAGAAGAGAAGAAGATCAACAAAAAAGAAGGTTTACAGGCAAGTCCCTCACGGGGTTGCCAATATTAAGACAACTTTTAACAATACCATTGTTACAATTACAGACCCGGAAGGAAATGTTTTGTGCTGGTCATCAACCGGTAAAAATAAGTTTAAAGGGTCTAAGAAAAATACTCCTTACGCCGCTCAGGTTACTGCAACAGATGCGGCTGAACAGGCAGTTAACAATTATGGGATGAGAAGTATTGATGTAAAAGTAAAGGGGCCCGGAGTAGGAAGGGAATCAGCAATTAGAGCGTTAGCAGCTGCAGGATTGCAGATTAAATCAATTAAAGATGTTACTCCGATTCCTCATAATGGGTGCAGACCACCTAAAAAGAGAAGAGTCTAA
- the rpsM gene encoding 30S ribosomal protein S13 — MVRIAGVDLPENKRAEIALTYIFGIGRTRANEILEKAGIDKNRKMKDLTMDEVNTISKIIQNEYVVEGDLRKKITMDIKRLMEINCYRGIRHKRRMPVRGQRTHTNARTARGKRSTGIGKKKKSK; from the coding sequence TTGGTTAGAATAGCTGGTGTAGATTTGCCGGAAAATAAGAGGGCTGAAATTGCTTTAACCTACATTTTCGGCATTGGTAGAACAAGAGCCAACGAAATTCTTGAAAAAGCCGGTATTGATAAAAACAGGAAAATGAAGGACCTCACAATGGATGAGGTAAACACAATTTCCAAAATCATCCAGAATGAGTATGTTGTTGAGGGCGATTTAAGGAAAAAGATTACTATGGATATCAAAAGGCTTATGGAAATTAACTGCTACAGAGGGATAAGGCACAAAAGAAGAATGCCGGTAAGGGGACAGAGAACTCATACCAATGCAAGAACTGCCAGAGGTAAAAGAAGTACCGGTATAGGCAAAAAGAAGAAAAGCAAATAA
- a CDS encoding VanZ family protein: MGKRIVSLFFLYLLLIFYLSSIPNLHLKNVIYFQDLFLHCIEYSGLTVLAYYSYLFKDIPSILLFVELFAFSDEFHQFFVPGRTFSFLDFLADFIGAILCLIVIIKYKEKIYGERN, encoded by the coding sequence TTGGGTAAAAGAATAGTCTCCCTATTTTTTTTATATTTACTATTAATTTTTTATCTCTCCTCAATTCCTAATTTACACTTAAAAAATGTTATATATTTTCAGGATTTGTTTTTGCATTGTATTGAATACTCTGGATTAACTGTTCTTGCTTATTACTCTTATCTTTTTAAAGATATTCCTTCTATTTTACTATTTGTTGAGCTATTCGCTTTTAGTGATGAGTTTCATCAGTTTTTTGTCCCTGGAAGGACTTTTTCTTTTCTTGATTTTTTGGCAGATTTTATTGGGGCAATTTTGTGTTTAATTGTTATAATTAAATACAAGGAGAAAATTTACGGTGAAAGAAATTAA
- a CDS encoding adenylate kinase has product MKKSIIMLGAPGVGKGTQAKLISEKYGIPHISTGDMLRAAVAEGTELGLKAKEIMERGDLVPDEIMYGIVKERLAKDDCKEGYILDGFPRTIPQAEFLDTVDKINFAIYIYVPEELIVKRLVLRRTCPNCGAMYHLEYNPPKKDNICDKCGTPLIQRDDDKEEVVKNRLAVYNEKTAVLLDYYRNRGILYKIDGNRDINEVLQSIVQVIGE; this is encoded by the coding sequence ATGAAGAAGTCAATAATCATGCTTGGTGCCCCTGGAGTTGGAAAGGGTACTCAGGCAAAATTGATTTCTGAAAAATATGGAATACCCCATATTTCAACAGGGGATATGTTGAGAGCTGCTGTAGCTGAAGGTACCGAATTAGGGCTGAAAGCAAAAGAGATAATGGAAAGGGGCGACCTTGTCCCGGATGAAATAATGTATGGAATAGTTAAAGAGAGATTGGCCAAAGATGACTGTAAAGAAGGCTATATTTTAGATGGTTTTCCAAGAACTATACCTCAGGCTGAGTTTTTAGATACTGTTGACAAAATCAATTTTGCAATCTATATTTATGTGCCTGAGGAGTTGATAGTAAAAAGGCTTGTTTTAAGAAGAACATGCCCTAATTGCGGTGCAATGTACCACCTTGAGTATAATCCTCCAAAAAAGGATAATATTTGTGACAAGTGTGGTACACCCCTTATTCAAAGGGATGACGATAAAGAAGAAGTTGTAAAAAACAGACTCGCCGTGTATAATGAAAAAACGGCGGTTTTGTTGGACTATTACCGTAACCGCGGCATTCTATATAAAATTGACGGTAATAGGGATATTAATGAGGTTTTACAATCTATTGTCCAGGTAATTGGTGAGTAG